From the Pseudoalteromonas tunicata genome, one window contains:
- a CDS encoding DUF7010 family protein, with protein MTCKSLDQQLIEYRQQRALAMPLAGMIIWSLLFTLSFLLPLSQIVFAVFIGTGSIVYLAMALSKLTGENITFKNKSERNWFESLFLAAIGMSFLTFGISIPFFMENYLALPFALAVQTGLMWLIYGVLAAHKVAIGHAIVRTLACVIAFMIWPELSFHIQPFIVVCCYAISIPLMERRWQAQQNRCLTQ; from the coding sequence ATGACATGCAAATCACTCGACCAACAACTTATTGAATACCGCCAACAACGGGCACTCGCCATGCCTTTAGCTGGCATGATTATTTGGAGTTTACTGTTTACACTGAGCTTTCTTTTACCCCTTTCACAAATAGTGTTTGCAGTCTTTATTGGCACTGGTTCTATCGTTTATTTGGCAATGGCGCTGTCTAAGCTAACAGGCGAAAATATAACCTTTAAGAATAAATCTGAGCGTAACTGGTTTGAGAGCCTATTTTTGGCCGCAATCGGCATGAGCTTTCTCACCTTTGGGATCAGTATTCCATTTTTTATGGAGAATTATTTAGCGCTCCCTTTTGCATTAGCAGTGCAAACAGGGCTGATGTGGCTCATTTATGGGGTACTCGCTGCACATAAAGTGGCGATAGGACATGCAATTGTTCGAACATTAGCCTGCGTAATTGCTTTTATGATTTGGCCAGAACTAAGCTTTCACATCCAACCGTTTATTGTAGTGTGTTGTTATGCTATTTCAATTCCACTGATGGAACGACGCTGGCAAGCACAACAAAACAGATGTCTGACCCAGTAA
- a CDS encoding S41 family peptidase, which translates to MKYLALLLIGAIGFNSEAIESLGTTTTVNSLIKTIEANYVQTEKVASINAQLLQLASDEDLTGFHHPAELATFLTAQLKVFDTHFAVQYQGKNSEKTEDSVKEGWFATLQRSNFGFNKVEILSGNVGYIDFWGFDAVTDESRATVKGLMQFVAHSDALIIDLRRNGGGDPQMVQLISSYFLPKKTHLNSFYSRATGALTEFWTFDSIEQMFGSDFPLYILISNKTFSAAEEFSYNFKQLKRATIIGQSSKGGANPWQWFELGDGFRAAIPVSMAVNPISKTNWEGVGVIPDINVASESALTHAYIQALTLLAKLKTNPYQLVEINQKLTELTTEKP; encoded by the coding sequence TTGAAATACTTGGCGTTATTACTCATAGGAGCAATTGGTTTTAACAGCGAAGCGATCGAGAGTTTAGGCACTACCACAACAGTTAATTCATTGATTAAGACCATTGAAGCCAATTATGTACAGACCGAAAAAGTTGCCAGTATAAATGCTCAACTTTTGCAATTGGCCAGTGATGAAGATTTAACAGGCTTTCATCATCCAGCTGAATTAGCTACTTTTTTGACAGCCCAACTCAAAGTATTTGATACACATTTTGCGGTGCAATATCAGGGAAAAAACTCAGAAAAAACCGAAGATTCAGTAAAGGAAGGTTGGTTTGCTACGTTACAAAGGAGTAATTTTGGCTTTAACAAAGTCGAGATTTTATCGGGTAATGTTGGTTATATCGATTTTTGGGGATTTGATGCAGTTACCGATGAATCCCGTGCGACAGTAAAAGGATTAATGCAGTTTGTCGCCCATAGCGATGCATTAATTATTGATTTGCGAAGAAATGGTGGCGGCGATCCACAAATGGTACAGCTGATCAGCAGTTATTTTTTGCCTAAAAAAACACATTTAAACAGCTTTTACTCAAGAGCGACAGGCGCTTTAACTGAATTTTGGACTTTTGATAGCATTGAACAAATGTTTGGGAGTGATTTTCCGCTGTATATTCTTATCAGCAACAAGACGTTTTCTGCAGCTGAAGAGTTTAGCTATAACTTTAAACAGCTAAAACGCGCAACCATTATTGGGCAAAGTAGTAAAGGCGGCGCCAACCCTTGGCAATGGTTTGAATTAGGCGACGGTTTTCGCGCTGCAATTCCAGTTTCAATGGCTGTTAATCCTATTTCAAAAACGAATTGGGAAGGTGTAGGAGTCATTCCAGATATAAACGTTGCTTCTGAAAGCGCATTAACACACGCTTATATTCAAGCACTTACATTACTTGCAAAGCTTAAAACGAATCCCTACCAGCTGGTTGAAATTAATCAAAAACTCACAGAGTTGACAACAGAAAAGCCCTAA